AGTTCCATTGATTACATGACATCACAAGAATAAAGAAGTAGCCTGTCCAAAAAGTCTAAAGTCAAAAAAATTATAAATCTTTTTTAAAGGTAAATTATGAAGAATATTAAAAAGAACAATAAAATTGAATAAAACAACAGTAATACCAGCAAAAGTCAAATAATTTCTATTTCTAACATACCAAACATATTCAGTACCAAAAGACATATCCATAATACCATAAACTCTTTCAATCTCCCAACGTAATTTATAATCATTCTTAAAAGCAATTCTAAAAGATTTCATAACATATCTATTATAAGATTCATAATATTTAGTATTTCTTTTATTTAAATCAATAACAGGAATAGAACCAGAAGATTTAATCTTTGAAAAAATATCATAAGAATCATAAGCTGCATCTAATAAAATTTTAGAAAAAGATTT
This Marinitoga sp. 1197 DNA region includes the following protein-coding sequences:
- a CDS encoding transposase; the encoded protein is MVLQITSLCEVIGNKSYYNYIINKILFHNILKGKEFGKKLYLSLDAKNDFVLDFTVAKASIHESNFFDVLFESIKSFSKILLDAAYDSYDIFSKIKSSGSIPVIDLNKRNTKYYESYNRYVMKSFRIAFKNDYKLRWEIERVYGIMDMSFGTEYVWYVRNRNYLTFAGITVVLFNFIVLFNILHNLPLKKIYNFFDFRLFGQATSLFL